GCCGGAAAGCGATGCCGCATGCGAAAAGAGATCGGGACGTCCCAGAGCCAGTTTCACGGCGCCGTATCCACCCATGGATGTGCCGGCCACAAACGTATTCTTCCACGTATTGGAAACCCGGAACCACTGGCTGATGCGGGCGGGAAGTTCTTCAGAGAAAAAGGTCCAGTAGTCCGAACCATGGGCCATATCGGTATAAAAACTCTTGTGGGCATCCGGCATGACCACAACGAGGTTGAGGTCCATTACATAACGTTCAATGGAGGAACGGCGGATCCATGAGGTGTGATCGCCGGAAAGGCCGTGCAGCAGATAGAGTACGGCGGGCGGCGTTTTCCAGGCCTCGGAACGTTCGGGCAAAATAATGTTCATGCCGACCGATTGCTGGAGAGAACGGGCATAAAAATGGGTTTGTAACAGGGCCATATTCAATTCCTATATGGATTGATCCGATTCGTCGGGCTGGCGGATGGCCACCAGGGTATCACCGAGGCGGAGACGCATTTCGGGACCGGGGTCGAATGCTGTGGTGCCATCGTTGTGTTTTACGGCAATCACCAGCGCGCCGAGGGTCTGACGAACACGTGCTTCGGCGAGCGACTGGTTGAGCATGGTGCTGTTATCTCCAATTTCATGTTCGATCACTTCGAGGGCAATGCTTTTATCGCTGGCCACCAGTTCCACCAGATCGACTACATACGGGCGGGTGAGGAGCTGCGTGATCTGATTGACCCCTGTGGAGATCGGCGAAACGACGCGGGATGCACCGGCTTTGTGAAATTTCCGCGTGTTGTCCGGATCGTGCACACGGGCAATTATCCGCAGTTCGCTACTCAGTCCGCTGGCCGTCAGGGTAAGAAAGAGATTGTCGGCATCGGTGCCCAGCGCGGCCACCAGGGATTCCGCCTGCTGCAGGTTGGCCTGCTCCAGAGTTTCTTCTTCTGTGGCGTCGCCGGGAATATGAGGAATACCCAGCTGATCCATC
This is a stretch of genomic DNA from Pontiella agarivorans. It encodes these proteins:
- a CDS encoding alpha/beta hydrolase, whose amino-acid sequence is MALLQTHFYARSLQQSVGMNIILPERSEAWKTPPAVLYLLHGLSGDHTSWIRRSSIERYVMDLNLVVVMPDAHKSFYTDMAHGSDYWTFFSEELPARISQWFRVSNTWKNTFVAGTSMGGYGAVKLALGRPDLFSHAASLSGALDLAAHINDDWDEPRLRTFGAVFDSIEKVPESGNDLIHAVRNLETIPDTEFYVCCGVDDWLHPDSVRFREAASEKGLYLTYEESAGAHKWDYWDAAIRRVLEWLPVEPLSPTGS
- a CDS encoding potassium channel family protein, producing the protein MHTKLINDQLRAGIRNGGGAILAILIFGTVGYMQLEGWGALDAFYMTVITISTVGITEVHPLSDAGRMFTSLLIFGGVGVMAYSLGRFAEFMFQRSVTNVLGRRSMMKKIASMKQHIIICGYGRTGTRLVSEMMSAGKPFVVIDDNEDAAKRMDQLGIPHIPGDATEEETLEQANLQQAESLVAALGTDADNLFLTLTASGLSSELRIIARVHDPDNTRKFHKAGASRVVSPISTGVNQITQLLTRPYVVDLVELVASDKSIALEVIEHEIGDNSTMLNQSLAEARVRQTLGALVIAVKHNDGTTAFDPGPEMRLRLGDTLVAIRQPDESDQSI